One Corynebacterium yudongzhengii DNA window includes the following coding sequences:
- a CDS encoding ABC-ATPase domain-containing protein: protein MSLSSQLHSIDGKGYGAYKSLKGRHRLGGYTLHIDRVQSDPFAPPSSIRITGNFPHRTVSDVAAADHLSRRIAERLPRGGKKEGQLRIDVGGQHVLARTAVLFPDERTIEIRMDAALPADGRRIRGRAAATLLTRTLPACLDDALDVDPAELDEAARLDVDQNALREGLVDKQLVSFIADGSILPRRSGDSDLPLTEAVRFQSPESLRVTFHLPSGRTVTGMGVPEGITVIGGGGFHGKSTLMRAIADGVYNHISGDGREFAITRADACSLRAEDGRAVREVDISPFINDLPTGQATTSFSTPNASGSTSQAAWLMEALEAGSRCLLIDEDTSATNFMIRDERMRQLVPDDREPITPLHHRITGLHQSLGTSTVVITGGTSAFLDVADTVIIMDAYQPTDATAKARELAEPAPPFSDFSAPTPRRMRINVAGRKPPQAKGMHTIRVGHDQLDIAALSQLVDASQTRAIAAALNDVSERLGAGASLYEACEQALERWDSGKSGRLAKPRVQELLFAVSHLR, encoded by the coding sequence ATGTCTCTTTCTTCCCAACTCCATTCGATTGACGGCAAAGGCTACGGCGCCTACAAGTCCCTCAAGGGCCGCCACCGCCTCGGCGGCTACACGCTGCACATCGACCGCGTGCAGTCGGATCCTTTCGCGCCGCCGTCGTCGATACGCATCACCGGCAATTTCCCCCACCGCACGGTCAGCGACGTCGCGGCGGCCGATCACCTCTCGCGCCGCATCGCCGAGCGCCTGCCGCGCGGCGGGAAGAAGGAGGGCCAGCTGCGTATCGACGTCGGCGGCCAGCACGTCCTCGCCCGCACCGCGGTGCTGTTTCCGGACGAGCGCACAATCGAGATCCGCATGGACGCCGCCCTGCCCGCCGACGGCCGGCGCATCCGCGGGCGCGCCGCCGCCACGCTGCTCACCCGCACCCTGCCGGCGTGTCTCGACGACGCGCTCGACGTCGATCCCGCGGAGCTCGACGAGGCCGCGCGCCTCGACGTGGACCAGAACGCGCTGCGTGAGGGGCTCGTCGATAAGCAGCTGGTCTCCTTCATCGCCGACGGCTCCATCCTGCCGCGCCGCTCCGGCGACAGCGACCTGCCTTTGACAGAGGCCGTGCGCTTCCAGTCGCCGGAGAGCCTGCGGGTCACCTTCCACCTGCCGAGCGGGCGCACCGTCACCGGAATGGGCGTACCGGAAGGTATCACCGTCATCGGCGGGGGCGGCTTCCACGGCAAGTCCACGCTCATGCGCGCGATCGCCGACGGCGTGTACAACCACATCTCGGGCGATGGCCGCGAGTTCGCAATCACCCGCGCTGATGCCTGCTCCTTACGCGCCGAGGACGGCCGGGCGGTGCGCGAGGTGGACATCTCGCCGTTCATCAACGACCTGCCCACCGGGCAGGCCACCACGAGCTTCTCCACGCCGAATGCCTCCGGCTCCACCTCCCAGGCCGCCTGGCTCATGGAGGCGCTCGAGGCCGGCTCGCGCTGCTTGCTTATCGACGAAGACACCTCCGCCACCAACTTCATGATCCGCGACGAGCGCATGCGCCAGCTCGTGCCGGATGATCGCGAGCCGATCACCCCGCTGCATCACCGCATCACTGGCCTGCATCAGTCGTTGGGCACCTCCACCGTGGTGATCACCGGCGGTACCTCGGCGTTTCTCGACGTCGCGGACACCGTCATCATCATGGACGCCTACCAGCCCACCGACGCCACCGCGAAGGCCCGCGAGCTCGCCGAGCCTGCCCCGCCGTTCAGCGACTTCTCCGCACCCACGCCGCGGCGGATGCGGATCAACGTCGCCGGGCGCAAGCCCCCGCAGGCGAAGGGCATGCACACCATCCGGGTCGGCCACGACCAGCTCGACATCGCCGCGCTCAGCCAGCTTGTCGACGCCTCCCAGACCCGCGCCATCGCCGCCGCCTTAAACGACGTCTCCGAACGCTTGGGGGCGGGCGCCTCGCTCTACGAGGCCTGCGAGCAGGCTTTAGAGCGCTGGGATTCCGGCAAGTCCGGGCGCCTGGCGAAACCGCGCGTGCAAGAACTGCTCTTCGCGGTCAGCCACCTGCGCTAG